One genomic window of Hippopotamus amphibius kiboko isolate mHipAmp2 chromosome 10, mHipAmp2.hap2, whole genome shotgun sequence includes the following:
- the LOC130830188 gene encoding transcription factor BTF3-like has product MKETIMNQEKLAKLQAQVRIGGKGTARRKKKVVHRTATADDKKLQFSLKKLGVNNISGIEEVNMFTNQGTVIHFNNPKVQASLAANTFTITGHAETKQLTEMLPSILNQLCADSLTSLRRLAEALPKQSVDGKAPLATGEDDDDEVPDLVENFDEASKKEAN; this is encoded by the coding sequence ATGAAAGAAACTATCATGAACCAGGAGAAACTCGCCAAACTGCAGGCACAAGTGCGTATTGGTGGGAAAGGAACTGCTCGCAGAAAGAAGAAGGTGGTTCATAGAACAGCCACAGCAGATGACAAAAAACTTCAGTTCTCTTTAAAGAAGTTAGGGGTAAATAATATCTCTGGTATTGAAGAGGTGAATATGTTCACGAACCAAGGAACAGTGATCCACTTTAACAACCCTAAAGTTCAGGCATCTCTGGCAGCAAACACTTTCACCATTACAGGCCATGCTGAGACAAAGCAGCTGACAGAAATGCTACCGAGCATCTTAAACCAGCTTTGCGCAGACAGTCTGACCAGTTTAAGGAGACTGGCTGAAGCTCTGCCCAAACAATCTGTGGATGGAAAAGCACCACTTGCTACTGgagaggatgatgatgatgaagttcCAGATCTTGTGGAGAATTTTGATGAGGCTTCCAAGAAAGAAGCAAACTGA